One region of Solea senegalensis isolate Sse05_10M linkage group LG14, IFAPA_SoseM_1, whole genome shotgun sequence genomic DNA includes:
- the anos1b gene encoding anosmin-1b isoform X1 — protein MSVTRSAGVVLLLCAVLAVTRGRRSSPEQEDVEEKINSARCTSRCLTLHMTQLTAAFRHIQSDQVLVWCENNRRCAQCLQPCRELWETRKVLSPKSCEKQTECVTSREFLASLRSSRQGDCPPPQRATGFAAACVESCSSDQHCPSPRKCCSNGCGHTCQAPANPYKGVPLKPRREMSFVENPEGHVKVVWVSKFNVSVEPIIYMLQSRWNVGIHPSEDHATPWTTAAMTLSEEVVLPDLRPQRWYQFRVAAINSHGSRGFTTPSKHYISSKDPSPPEPPVNIRVGNQSLDWMSSLPGAQFIERTKGSGVTVVVLLRWEPPAEGDLPVHNYRVTWMSRHTHTAHKHAQALHNNMHTHPRTTEQGKKESNSRVTHGAQCELWLQGLLPATSYFLSVQTVAFWGQKRLKSPRAQFMFTTISHAGEDFSNELPSSSSSSSSSLPSSPSLSSSSPASSDLPLSPSNPRPEPPPNPDNLRLEVAAPHYHDNQLQVKVFWKWLYHGRQRHPGPYILRWHPHTCSTNVTGTERTTTVQGTHHTITGLLFACKYRVAVAIKADPGSEAVAWVTTPTCSSIRVRGGRALPCNTEERLLAGRKVVLRPERLTADFQQVNGTLLTTFRWRMSQHALNPAAVEGFQFSWTLQSGVTTATERREDTRISQTQTIAPSQRSVTVHGLQGNSVYQLQLQVLTAGGSSGAAVSKTVNTPAINATL, from the exons AGTGACCAAGTTCTGGTTTGGTGTGAAAACAACAGACGCTGCGCTCAG tgTCTTCAGCCATGCAGGGAGCTGTGGGAAACCAGGAAGGTGCTGTCTCCAAAGTCCTGTGAG AAGCAGACAGAGTGTGTAACGAGCAGGGAGTTCCTTGCCTCTCTGAGGTCGTCTCGTCAGGGCGACTGTCCACCACCACAGCGAGCCACCGGCTTCGCTGCAGCCTGTGTGGAGAGCTGCTCCTCAGACCAGCACTGTCCCTCCCCCAGAAAGTGCTGCTCCAATGGCTGTGGACATACTTGCCAAGCCCCAGCCAACCCATACAAAG GTGTTCCCCTGAAGCCTCGCAGGGAGATGAGCTTTGTAGAGAATCCGGAAGGTCACGTGAAGGTGGTGTGGGTGTCAAAGTTCAACGTCAGCGTGGAGCCGATCATTTACATGCTTCAGTCCCGCTGGAACGTGGGCATCCATCCCAGCGAAGACCACGCCACGCCATGGACTACTGCCGCCATG ACCCTTTCTGAAGAGGTGGTTCTGCCAGATCTGAGACCTCAGCGCTGGTACCAATTCAGAGTAGCAGCCATCAACAGCCACGGCAGCAGGGGCTTCACGACACCGAGCAAACACTACATCTCCAGTAaag aTCCTTCACCTCCAGAACCTCCAGTCAACATTCGAGTGGGCAACCAGTCTTTAGATTGGATGAGTTCACTACCAGGGGCCCAGTTCATAGAGAG GACAAAGGGAAGTGGGGTCACGGTGGTGGTCTTGTTACGCTGGGAGCCCCCCGCAGAGGGAGACCTGCCGGTCCACAACTACAGAGTCACCTGGATGTCTCGGCATACGCACACAGCCCATAAACACGCTCAAGCACTGCacaacaacatgcacacacaccctcGCACAACGGAACAAGGGAAGAAGGAGAGCAACAGCAGAGTGACTCACGGG GCGCAGTGTGAGCTGTGGCTGCAGGGTCTGTTGCCTGCTACTTCCTACTTTCTGTCCGTCCAGACTGTAGCCTTCTGGGGCCAGAAGAGGCTCAAGAGTCCCCGAGCTCAGTTTATGTTCACAACAATAAGTCATGCAG GCGAAGACTTCTCCAATGAGCTCCCGTCTTCGTCGTCTTCATCCTCGTCGTCCCTCCCTTCATCGCCTTCCCTGTCGTCCTCCTCCCCTGCTTCCTCtgacctccctctctccccctctaaTCCTCGACCTGAACCTCCCCCGAACCCCGACAACCTGCGCCTTGAGGTAGCGGCCCCTCATTACCATGACAACCAGCTGCAGGTCAAGGTGTTCTGGAAGTGGCTGTACCATG gcagacagagacatCCTGGTCCATACATCTTGCGGTGGCATCCACATACGTGCAGCACTAATGTCACAGGCACTGAGAGAACAACAACTGTGCAG GGCACGCATCACACCATCACAGGCCTGTTGTTTGCCTGTAAGTACCGGGTCGCCGTGGCAATTAAGGCTGACCCAGGGTCAGAGGCTGTTGCCTGGGTTACAACCCCAACTTGCTCTTCCATCAGGgtcagaggaggcagagctTTGCCCTGCAACACCGAGG agCGCCTCCTGGCAGGCAGAAAGGTGGTACTGCGTCCAGAGCGGCTCACTGCTGACTTCCAACAAGTCAACGGCACCTTGCTCACTACATTTCGCTGGAGGatgtcccagcatgcactgaACCCGGCGGCAGTGGAGGGGTTCCAGTTCTCCTGGACACTTCAGTCAGGGGTTACCACGGCAACAGAGAGGCGGGAAGACACGCGGATTTCCCAGACACAGACGATTGCACCg TCTCAGCGGTCAGTGACCGTACACGGCCTTCAGGGAAACAGTGTCTATCAGCTGCAGCTCCAGGTGCtaacagcagggggcagcagtggcGCGGCAGTCTCCAAGACCGTTAACACTCCAGCTATCAACGCCACACTTTGA
- the anos1b gene encoding anosmin-1b isoform X2: protein MSVTRSAGVVLLLCAVLAVTRGRRSSPEQEDVEEKINSARCTSRCLTLHMTQLTAAFRHIQSDQVLVWCENNRRCAQCLQPCRELWETRKVLSPKSCEQTECVTSREFLASLRSSRQGDCPPPQRATGFAAACVESCSSDQHCPSPRKCCSNGCGHTCQAPANPYKGVPLKPRREMSFVENPEGHVKVVWVSKFNVSVEPIIYMLQSRWNVGIHPSEDHATPWTTAAMTLSEEVVLPDLRPQRWYQFRVAAINSHGSRGFTTPSKHYISSKDPSPPEPPVNIRVGNQSLDWMSSLPGAQFIERTKGSGVTVVVLLRWEPPAEGDLPVHNYRVTWMSRHTHTAHKHAQALHNNMHTHPRTTEQGKKESNSRVTHGAQCELWLQGLLPATSYFLSVQTVAFWGQKRLKSPRAQFMFTTISHAGEDFSNELPSSSSSSSSSLPSSPSLSSSSPASSDLPLSPSNPRPEPPPNPDNLRLEVAAPHYHDNQLQVKVFWKWLYHGRQRHPGPYILRWHPHTCSTNVTGTERTTTVQGTHHTITGLLFACKYRVAVAIKADPGSEAVAWVTTPTCSSIRVRGGRALPCNTEERLLAGRKVVLRPERLTADFQQVNGTLLTTFRWRMSQHALNPAAVEGFQFSWTLQSGVTTATERREDTRISQTQTIAPSQRSVTVHGLQGNSVYQLQLQVLTAGGSSGAAVSKTVNTPAINATL, encoded by the exons AGTGACCAAGTTCTGGTTTGGTGTGAAAACAACAGACGCTGCGCTCAG tgTCTTCAGCCATGCAGGGAGCTGTGGGAAACCAGGAAGGTGCTGTCTCCAAAGTCCTGTGAG CAGACAGAGTGTGTAACGAGCAGGGAGTTCCTTGCCTCTCTGAGGTCGTCTCGTCAGGGCGACTGTCCACCACCACAGCGAGCCACCGGCTTCGCTGCAGCCTGTGTGGAGAGCTGCTCCTCAGACCAGCACTGTCCCTCCCCCAGAAAGTGCTGCTCCAATGGCTGTGGACATACTTGCCAAGCCCCAGCCAACCCATACAAAG GTGTTCCCCTGAAGCCTCGCAGGGAGATGAGCTTTGTAGAGAATCCGGAAGGTCACGTGAAGGTGGTGTGGGTGTCAAAGTTCAACGTCAGCGTGGAGCCGATCATTTACATGCTTCAGTCCCGCTGGAACGTGGGCATCCATCCCAGCGAAGACCACGCCACGCCATGGACTACTGCCGCCATG ACCCTTTCTGAAGAGGTGGTTCTGCCAGATCTGAGACCTCAGCGCTGGTACCAATTCAGAGTAGCAGCCATCAACAGCCACGGCAGCAGGGGCTTCACGACACCGAGCAAACACTACATCTCCAGTAaag aTCCTTCACCTCCAGAACCTCCAGTCAACATTCGAGTGGGCAACCAGTCTTTAGATTGGATGAGTTCACTACCAGGGGCCCAGTTCATAGAGAG GACAAAGGGAAGTGGGGTCACGGTGGTGGTCTTGTTACGCTGGGAGCCCCCCGCAGAGGGAGACCTGCCGGTCCACAACTACAGAGTCACCTGGATGTCTCGGCATACGCACACAGCCCATAAACACGCTCAAGCACTGCacaacaacatgcacacacaccctcGCACAACGGAACAAGGGAAGAAGGAGAGCAACAGCAGAGTGACTCACGGG GCGCAGTGTGAGCTGTGGCTGCAGGGTCTGTTGCCTGCTACTTCCTACTTTCTGTCCGTCCAGACTGTAGCCTTCTGGGGCCAGAAGAGGCTCAAGAGTCCCCGAGCTCAGTTTATGTTCACAACAATAAGTCATGCAG GCGAAGACTTCTCCAATGAGCTCCCGTCTTCGTCGTCTTCATCCTCGTCGTCCCTCCCTTCATCGCCTTCCCTGTCGTCCTCCTCCCCTGCTTCCTCtgacctccctctctccccctctaaTCCTCGACCTGAACCTCCCCCGAACCCCGACAACCTGCGCCTTGAGGTAGCGGCCCCTCATTACCATGACAACCAGCTGCAGGTCAAGGTGTTCTGGAAGTGGCTGTACCATG gcagacagagacatCCTGGTCCATACATCTTGCGGTGGCATCCACATACGTGCAGCACTAATGTCACAGGCACTGAGAGAACAACAACTGTGCAG GGCACGCATCACACCATCACAGGCCTGTTGTTTGCCTGTAAGTACCGGGTCGCCGTGGCAATTAAGGCTGACCCAGGGTCAGAGGCTGTTGCCTGGGTTACAACCCCAACTTGCTCTTCCATCAGGgtcagaggaggcagagctTTGCCCTGCAACACCGAGG agCGCCTCCTGGCAGGCAGAAAGGTGGTACTGCGTCCAGAGCGGCTCACTGCTGACTTCCAACAAGTCAACGGCACCTTGCTCACTACATTTCGCTGGAGGatgtcccagcatgcactgaACCCGGCGGCAGTGGAGGGGTTCCAGTTCTCCTGGACACTTCAGTCAGGGGTTACCACGGCAACAGAGAGGCGGGAAGACACGCGGATTTCCCAGACACAGACGATTGCACCg TCTCAGCGGTCAGTGACCGTACACGGCCTTCAGGGAAACAGTGTCTATCAGCTGCAGCTCCAGGTGCtaacagcagggggcagcagtggcGCGGCAGTCTCCAAGACCGTTAACACTCCAGCTATCAACGCCACACTTTGA